A window from Physeter macrocephalus isolate SW-GA chromosome 11, ASM283717v5, whole genome shotgun sequence encodes these proteins:
- the SERF2 gene encoding small EDRK-rich factor 2 isoform X2, with protein sequence MTRGNQRELARQKNMKKQSDSVKGKRRDDGLSAAARKQSAPSSLPPGTRRSCSRSRKRQTRRRRNPSSFVASCPTLLPFACVPGASPTTLAFSPVVLTGPSTDGIPFALSLQRVPFVLPSPQVASLPLGHSWG encoded by the exons ATGACCC gcGGTAACCAGCGCGAGCTCGCCCgccagaagaatatgaaaaagcagaGCGACTCGGTTAAGGGAAAGCGCCGAGATGACGGGCTTTCTGCTGCCGCCCGCAAGCAGAG TGCCCCATCATCTCTACCCCCAGGGACTCGGAGATcatgcagcagaagcagaaaaAGGCAAACGAGAAGAAGGAGGAACCCAAGTAGCTTTGTGGCTTCGTGTCCAACCCTCTTGCCCTtcgcctgtgtgcctggagccagTCCCACCACGCTCGCGTTTTCTCCTGTAGTGCTCACAGGTCCCAGCACCGATGGCATTCCCTTTGCCCTGAGTCTGCAGCGAGTCCCTTTTGTGCTTCCTTCCCCTCAGGTAGCCTCTCTCCCCCTGGGCCActcctgggggtga
- the HYPK gene encoding huntingtin-interacting protein K isoform X2, translating into MATEGDVELELETETSGPERPPEKPRKHDSGAADLERVTDYAEEKEIQSSNLETGEGTGKSHHQEGRSGADSE; encoded by the exons ATGGCGACCGAGGGGGACGTGGAGCTAGAGTTGGAGACTGAGACCAGCGGCCCGGAGCGGCCTCCAGAGAAGCCACGGAAACATGACAGTGGGGCGGCGGACCTGGAGCGAGTCACTGACTATGCAGAAGAGAAGGAGATCCAGAGTTCCAATCTGGAGACG GGAGAAGGAACTGGCAAAAGTCACCATCAAGAAGGAAGATCTGGAGCTGATAGTGAGTAG
- the SERINC4 gene encoding LOW QUALITY PROTEIN: serine incorporator 4 (The sequence of the model RefSeq protein was modified relative to this genomic sequence to represent the inferred CDS: inserted 4 bases in 2 codons; deleted 1 base in 1 codon; substituted 5 bases at 5 genomic stop codons), which translates to MVGAKAVTSPSTSLRLAQQRSGVSSVTVSLPFYQVLCCGPAPCTCCCHSRWPPLTESPCSRLFYILLHVGTSAVCCLLLSRMVVERVWGKAHGIQMPXGLCAHLFGHSHCPVLSGSGAVYXVRAGTATFHLLQAVLLVDLHSPTSLRAQLHKSFWLLKLLFLLGLCAVAFRMPDEHLFPAWHYIGICKGFTFILLQLVLFTAFAHSWNKNWQTGAAQDCRWFLAVLLTTLGFCSMAGVAAVLLFHYYTHPDGCLLNKMLLSLHXCCCGLLSFLSIAPCIRLKXLHSGLLQASVNSCYIMYLTFSVLSSRPPESVILQGQNHXLCLPGLSKMESQTPDTSLAVLSAGIMYACVLFACSEASYLAEVFGPLWTEKVYLLFLQKPSLCFCCPETVEPEEGQRGGAARPANQETAPAPPVQAQQLSYSYSAFHFVFFLASLYVMVTLTNWFSYEGAELEKTFTTGSWTTFWVKVASCXACVRLYLGLLLAPFCWSPTQDPQPPLIFRXHCHGIVLPDNKYPV; encoded by the exons ATGGTGGGTGCAAAGGCAGTCACAAGCCCCAGCACCTCCCTCCGCCTGGCACAGCAACGCAGTGGAGTCAGCAGTGTCACAGTGAGTCTTCCCTTCTATCAG GTGCTCTGCTGTGGGCCTGCTCCCTGTACCTGCTGCTGCCATTCTAGGTGGCCCCCTCTCACGGAGTCTCCTTGTAGCCGCCTGTTCTACATCCTCCTCCATGTGGGGACCTCAGCAGTCTGCTGCCTCCTGCTGTCAAGGATGGTAGTGGAAAGAGTTTGGGGCAAGGCACATGGG ATCCAGATGCCCTAAGGGCTGTGTGCCCATCTGTTTGGCCACTCTCACTGCCCAGTGCTCAGCGGCTCTGGGGCTGTATACTGAGTACGTGCAGGAACTGCCACCTTCCACCTGCTGCAGGCTGTGCTGTTGGTCGACCTCCACTCCCCCACCAGCCTGAGAGCGCAGCTGCATAAgag CTTCTGGCTCCTCAAGCTGCTGTTCCTGCTAGGTCTCTGTGCTGTTGCCTTCCGCATGCCTGATGAACATCTCTTCCCAG CCTGGCATTACATTGGCATCTGTAAAGGCTTCACATTCATCCTGCTGCAGTTGGTGCTTTTTACAGCCTTTGCCCATTCCTGGAACAAGAACTG GCAAACAGGTGCAGCCCAAGACTGCCGCTGGTTCCTAGCTGTGCTGCTGACCACCCTAGGATTCTGCAGCATGGCAGGTGTAGCAGCTGTGCTCCTGTTCCACTACTACACACACCCAGATGGCTGCCTACTCAACAAGATGCTGCTTAGTCTGCA CTGTTGCTGtggtctcctctccttcctctccatcgCTCCCTGCATCCGCCTCA AGTAGCTCCACTCTGGCCTTCTACAAGCCTCTGTCAACAGCTGCTATATCATGTACCTTACATTCTCTGTGCTGTCCAGCCGTCCTCCAGAG TCAGTAATCCTTCAAGGACAGAATCA TCTGTGCCTGCCTGGCCTGAGTAAAATGGAATCCCAAACACCAGATACTTCTCTGGCAGTGTTGAGTGCTGGCATCATGTATGCTTGTGTGCTTTTTGCTTG CAGTGAGGCTTCCTACCTTGCTGAGGTATTTGGGCCCTTGTGGACTGAAAAGGTTTA ccttttgtttttacaaaagcCCTCACTCTGTTTCTGCTGCCCTGAAACAGTGGAGCCAGAGGAAG gGCAAAGAGGTGGGGCTGCCAGGCCAGCTAACCAAGAGACCGCTCCAGCTCCTCCAGTGCAAGCCCAGCAGCTTTCCTATAGCTATTCTGCCTTCCACTTCGTCTTCTTCCTTGCATCACTCTACGTCATGGTTACCCTCACCAACTGGTTCAG CTATGAGGGAGCGGAACTGGAAAAGACTTTCACCACGGGTAGCTGGACTACCTTCTGGGTCAAGGTTGCCTCATGCTAGGCCTGTGTACGCCTCTATCTGGGGCTGCTACTGGCACCATTCTGTTGGTCCCCAACCCAGGACCCCCAGCCTCCTCTTATCTTCAGGTGACACTGTCATGGCATC GTATTGCCAGATAACAAATATCCAGTCTAG
- the SERF2 gene encoding small EDRK-rich factor 2 isoform X3, whose product MTRGNQRELARQKNMKKQSDSVKGKRRDDGLSAAARKQRDSEIMQQKQKKANEKKEEPK is encoded by the exons ATGACCC gcGGTAACCAGCGCGAGCTCGCCCgccagaagaatatgaaaaagcagaGCGACTCGGTTAAGGGAAAGCGCCGAGATGACGGGCTTTCTGCTGCCGCCCGCAAGCAGAG GGACTCGGAGATcatgcagcagaagcagaaaaAGGCAAACGAGAAGAAGGAGGAACCCAAGTAG
- the HYPK gene encoding huntingtin-interacting protein K isoform X1: MATEGDVELELETETSGPERPPEKPRKHDSGAADLERVTDYAEEKEIQSSNLETAMSVIGDRRSREQKAKQEREKELAKVTIKKEDLELIMTEMEISRAAAERSLREHMGNVVEALIALTN, encoded by the exons ATGGCGACCGAGGGGGACGTGGAGCTAGAGTTGGAGACTGAGACCAGCGGCCCGGAGCGGCCTCCAGAGAAGCCACGGAAACATGACAGTGGGGCGGCGGACCTGGAGCGAGTCACTGACTATGCAGAAGAGAAGGAGATCCAGAGTTCCAATCTGGAGACG GCCATGTCCGTGATTGGGGATAGACGGTCCCGGGAGCAGAAAGCCAAACAGGAGCG GGAGAAGGAACTGGCAAAAGTCACCATCAAGAAGGAAGATCTGGAGCTGATA ATGACAGAGATGGAGATCTCGCGAGCAGCAGCAGAACGGAGCTTGAGGGAACACATGGGCAACGTGGTAGAGGCTCTTATTGCCCTAACCAATTGA
- the SERF2 gene encoding small EDRK-rich factor 2 isoform X1 yields the protein MTRGNQRELARQKNMKKQSDSVKGKRRDDGLSAAARKQSAPSSLPPGTRRSCSRSRKRQTRRRRNPSSFVASCPTLLPFACVPGASPTTLAFSPVVLTGPSTDGIPFALSLQRVPFVLPSPQTLNIILRMELRS from the exons ATGACCC gcGGTAACCAGCGCGAGCTCGCCCgccagaagaatatgaaaaagcagaGCGACTCGGTTAAGGGAAAGCGCCGAGATGACGGGCTTTCTGCTGCCGCCCGCAAGCAGAG TGCCCCATCATCTCTACCCCCAGGGACTCGGAGATcatgcagcagaagcagaaaaAGGCAAACGAGAAGAAGGAGGAACCCAAGTAGCTTTGTGGCTTCGTGTCCAACCCTCTTGCCCTtcgcctgtgtgcctggagccagTCCCACCACGCTCGCGTTTTCTCCTGTAGTGCTCACAGGTCCCAGCACCGATGGCATTCCCTTTGCCCTGAGTCTGCAGCGAGTCCCTTTTGTGCTTCCTTCCCCTCAG ACCCTGAACATCATCCTACGGATGGAGTTGAGGTCCTAA
- the ELL3 gene encoding RNA polymerase II elongation factor ELL3 yields the protein MEGPQELLSGKLRLCLTPAARTSLLLLRLNNAALRALHECQRQQVRPVIAFQGNRGYLRLPGPGWSCLFSFIVSQCGQEGPGGGLELVCQHLGRSGPNRLHCLGPLRERLTVWAALDSIPAPSSVQRHNLTEDARDHESWQNMGDYSAGDTISQPQMALEEVPDPLASSQGQSLPGSLREHMAQWEVRNQTHLPNREPDQVLPSSASQKHVDKKRPAPAATVKRKEKRLRSLSLAPSPLQGLPSQELQEGEDWEQEDKDEDISSRLVHSPSVQADSESPSPEEVPDYRLQYRAIHSAEQHHAYKQDFETDYAEYRTLHARVGAASQRFRDLGAEMKSAQRGTPEHKILEEKIVQEYKKFRKRYPGYREEKRRCEYLHQKLSHIKGLILEFEEKNRGS from the exons ATGGAGGGACCCCAGGAGCTTCTGAGTGGGAAGCTCCGGCTCTGCTTAACCCCCGCTGCCCGGACCAGCCTCCTCCTGCTCCGGCTCAACAACGCGGCGCTGCGGGCGCTGCACGAGTGTCAGCGGCAACAG GTTCGGCCAGTGATTGCTTTCCAAGGCAACCGAGGG TATTTGAGGCTCCCAGGTCCCGGCTGGTCCTGCCTCTTTTCCTTCATAGTGTCTCAGTGTGGCCAGGAGGGCCCTGGTGGTGGCTTGGAACTTGTGTGCCAACATTTAGGCAG ATCTGGGCCTAACCGCCTCCACTGCCTGGGTCCACTCAGGGAGCGCCTCACTGTTTGGGCAGCCTTGGATTCTATCCCAGCCCCATCTTCAGTTCAGAGACACAACCTGACTGAAGATGCCAGAGATCATGAGAGCTGGCAGAACATGGGAGACTATTCTGCAGGAGACACAATTTCACAGCCACAGATGGCACTAGAAGAG GTGCCAGATCCACTGGCAAGCAGCCAAGGACAGTCACTCCCAGGATCCTTGAGGGAACACATGGCACAGTGGGAAGTGAG GAACCAGACCCATCTTCCAAACAGAGAGCCTGATCAGGTACTGCCTTCTTCTGCTAGCCAGAAACACGTGGACAAG AAACGTCCAGCACCTGCAGCTACTGTAAAACGAAAAGAAAAGAGGCTCAGATCTCTGTCTCTAGCTCCAAGTCCCCTACAAGGGCTGCCTAGTCAGGAGCTACAGGAGGGAGAAGATTGGGAGCAAGAAGATAAAGATGAAGACATTAGCTCCAGGCTGGTGCACAGTCCCTCAGTTCAAGCTG ACTCTGAATCCCCAAGCCCTGAAGAGGTACCAGATTACCGCCT GCAATACAGGGCCATCCACAGTGCAGAACAGCACCATGCTTACAAGCAGGACTTTGAGACAGATTATGCTGAATACCGCACCCTGCATGCCCGTGTTGGGGCTGCAAGCCAAAGGTTCAGAGATCTGGGAGCAGAGATGAAGAGCGCTCAACGAGGAACTCCAGAACACAAG attctgGAAGAAAAGATAGTCCAGGAATATAAAAAGTTCAGGAAG CGGTACCCAGGTTACCGGGAAGAAAAGCGCCGCTGTGAGTACCTGCATCAGAAATTGTCTCACATTAAAGGTCTCATCCTGGAGTTTGAGGAAAAGAACAGGGGCAGCTAA